The genomic interval AGTTTGTAACAGCTCCTGTTAAGAGACGGGCTGTATTAATCTTAAATTAAGGAGGAATCCGCCCCGCTAATGCCCGGAGCCCTCTGGCCCAACCGCCGTTTACAAGCGCACCCCAAACACAGCCTAGCACCGCGCCGCTGAAGGCCCGCCAACCGCTCCGCGCAGCTCGGTACAGTCAGACGGGGTCTGGAAAAGCAAACTACGCTGAACCTCTGGAGAGCCCGTACCGAAACGTCCGGCAGCACCCGCCCGTCGCCTGCCCCGCTCCGCACTCGAAGGGCTGGAAGCGGCACCCTCGTCCCCGTCAGGTTCCCTGAGGAGAcgcccggggccgcggcccggccACCCCGGGAGGAGACGCCGCTACGAACGCGGGCGTCGGGACAGCGCATCCTCCAAAGCCCTCCCGACCTTCGCTCCACCTTCCCTTCGCCCCACCGCAGCCGAGAGCGGGAGCGCCGGCCGTGCCGCCCACCAGGCCGCTCCCGCCGCTTACAAGTCGCCGCCTCCCCTCAGCCGCCGCCGAGCGAcgagggggcggggcttccggcccgCTCCCAGCCCGGGACGCGGTTCACTTCCGGCGCCAGGCTGCCCACCCCCTGCTtcagcccgccccccccccgcggcgccTCCGCGCGCgtgcgccccggccccgcgtcTCCCCAGCGGCAGCGAAGGAGTTTGGAAGTTCAAAATGGCCGCCGCGGCGGAGCCCGAGCTGCGAGCGCCCGAGTAAGAGATCGGCTAGGAGGCTCCTCGCGATGGCGccccggggaggagggaggcggggggagAAGCACGGgcgaggggaaggggagagggcGGGAAGCGGCCCGGGTGGAGGTGGCGAGCGAGGGGGAGGAAGGCGGGGGAAGGCGGCCGCTCCGGGGGACGGGGGTTGCTATAGGAGCCGCTCGCCCCGCCGCGAGgctgcccggcggggccgggacGTGGGAGCCGGGAAGGCCCgtggtggggggatgggggtggggaggcCGGGAGAGCGCGAGCCGGCccgctgggggcggggggaggggaagcGGAGCCGGGACCTGCGGGCGCGTGTCCTCAGTTCCGCGTGCGCCTTCCCGCCTCGGGGGGGCtccggcccggcgcggccctccccgctccgccgccccggGAAGCGGGTTTgccgcggcggggggaggggcgggggggtccCTCATCCTCCGCGTGGCTGCGAGGCCGCTGCCCtcccgggccgggcggcggcccggcggcgcgCAGAGCTCGGGCATCCCCGGGGCGAGGCCGGGCCGGGGTCTggtcccgccccgccgcggggccctGTCCGGGCGAGGCCTCCCCGGGCGAGCGGCGGGTGCCGCGGGGTTGTCCCTCCGCCGAGCCGCTCCCGCCCTGCGGCGAGCCCACCTCCCCCGAGTCCCGGGCTCTCTCGCGGTATAAAAACTGCCTGCGCTGGTGGAAGCAGAAAGCGATTTGTTGCCGCCAGCCCCTCCTTCCAGCCCTCGAAATGACTGGCAACTCCCGGCTCCCGTTGGGAAGCGAAGACCGAGCTGCCGCCTCCCCGCcggcccggggctgcggggggcgctTTGCGGGCGGCCCGCTGAGCGCCGTGAGCCGGGGGGGCTGGCtgaggtgctggggctggcgggCGCTTTCCTCCCTGTAACTTTTGCCCAGTGTTGACAGCCTAACGCTTACCTGCCGCTCCTCTTCCCTGTGTTTTAGCCGTATGAACGgcttcctgtattttttccacCTTAAAAAGGTGCGACTTGAGGCTCTGGGTTCTGTTTGTTACTCCTGGGAATAGAAAACGGATGAGGAGAAGCAGTCAGTGGATGTACATGTGAACTATGTGAAACACATCAGCCCATGGCAAAGAGAGCTCAGTACTGTATAAAGAAATGTAACTGAGGGTGATAAGGTAAAAACTGATGATAGGAAGCCTGAATGTAGAAAAAGACAGGTGAAATCTTTTTGCAAACCTTCATGAACTTCCTATCATTCTTCTTGAATTCAAAAATAAGGAGGGGAGAACAAAAAAGCTATAACAAGATCATGTCACAGTTCTCTCTATTGAAAGCACCTAAACGTGTAGATGGGTATCTGCTTCATCACCTGCAATCTTCTTGAAAGGTTTCTCATCCCTGTCATTACAACTCTGAAGCatttaaatgaagtaaaagTTTATCCATGTTTTGATGGAATTAGCTGAAATAAACAATCCTGTGCATGAAGAAACTCTGAAATATGTCATGGATATTAATGAAGTTAATAGCAATTTTCTAGCTGAGGCACGGATACAAAGAAAGCTGGCAGTTGTGTTAGTGGTCTGTAGTGGTCTGAGATGCAACTGCGGTGATGTTTCTCATCTGGCGCCTCTGCTATCAGCCTGCTTTTATGGAATGTAAGGTGAGGTTATTACATAACATTAAAACACATGATAACAAGATAACTTGCCTATAGATTTCAGTGCCTCTTACTACTCTTAAGAGAAGGAAGACTTATCTGGAGCAGCTTGAATGGAtgtgatttttgttgttctgtaatatttttataatgtaTTGAAGTACCATTAATGTGTTAGTTGGGGACATATACAGTATTCTGTATGAGACTAAAACCTTGAAAGATGCATAGTTCCCTTAAAAATTCTCCTTGTGATATTTCACTGCTCTTTAGTCAACTTATGTCACTGACATACTTGCTCTGGACTGCAAGTCCAAGTTTAAAAAGttatacatttaatattttttccttttttttcatgtctttttatGCAAATTGCAACATAGAGCAAGCTCTAtgtttgttctctttctttctgacaTTCTGTTGTCATAATGGTGTGGAGTGTCAGGAGGaagtaattaagaaaaacactCTTCTTTCTATATGCTTTGAGTAAGCAGAAGTAaaagatgtaaaagaaaaagcatacaGCATTCTGAGTTAGGTCTCTGAGtgttgcatatttttaaatcagtctgTTCCCTTAGgaaatttcacatttcagaCCACTGTAGTGTTAATagtatttggaaataattttagtcTATGTTGCAGAAAAGCCTGGATTATTTACTAGTACTAGAATTTGCATTAACTGAAGCATGAGAGAGTCAGTAACTGTACACTCTTTGAAGATCCTGTCCTTAATTAGGAAGACACTAATCTGATTTATAGTGAAGTGCCATCCTTTAGGCCTGGCTTAGAGTACCTCTGATACATTTATTCTATTGGATCATTGATCATATtattcttcagaaacaaaagtcGTATGAAACTAGTAGAGTTCAAAAGTTGCTCTACATTTCTGTGTACATCCCCTCTgccccacccccatccccccgACTGTCATGTTTAGagaatttcttttcaattaattttctcatACTTCTGAATGAAGCTTGGAATACAGAAAGAGCTACATTTaagttattaaaatgttaaactaGTAAATTTCAAAACTGTAGTTTAGATGGGATGAGTTAGTAGAAAGGTGAACTCTTGACACCTATAATATTGGGTGACagatttcaaaaagcaaatgtCCATCTTGCCACAGGCAGTAACTTAATTGATGTTCTGAAGGAGATCAGGAGGTGTTTGCTAAacaccataaaaaaaaccctattgaTAAGCCAGTTTTAGCATCTGAGGAAGATAATGTAAGTGAATGCATTAACATCAAGACTGAATTTTATCATTTTTGAAGTATACTATTTAAATTGCTTGTTGCTGTGACTAGCTAATGGgagtgggtttggttttttctttagaaggaacactaaattattttgctgtagacttattttctgctttttcagccaTTGCCACTTTACAGGTCTGAAGATTACCACTTTTTTCTTGGGAAGCTGATAGTCTGCTGTATACtaacagaatgtttttttgaaattagGCTTCTTTAATTTATCAAGTGTTCCCTGTATTGCATAAATAATAAACACATGATAAGAAGAGTTCTTGATTTTTCTAACAGATGTATAtacttacagaaagaaattgcaGTTAAGAGAATCGGTTGACTCTGTGAGATTTTGCAAGATGGTTTCATTAGGTGATCAGCATCATCCCTTGAAATAGGTTTTGTTTGGAGTCAGCTGTGTTCTgccatttgaaaatacttttaaaaggcTTAACTTGGGTTAGGCATTGGAATGGGGCAGTAAATAAGGTAGATGGTGGACTGACAGGGTGCATAAAATTGCAACACTGCTGTGTACTATTAACAGATATTGTCAGTATTAAATCTAAAAGCACAAGCATTGATTTCATCcacacattttgttttgttagtgCATTTACTGTATCTTCCTTCCGTAGTGTTGCTTTTTGCGGTCATAGCTGTCTGTTCCTGAGGAAGTGTATCTGCTGTTATAACTTGGTTACGTTAGttgtacatttttaattctcCCAGAGGTAGGTAATTAGATGCCAGTTAGTATCTTATCATTAAAAAGGCTGTCAATGCAAGATTAAGGACTGCAGTGAGTTGATAGTACTGAtgtgtagtttttattttttgcagggTTGAGGATGCTGAAGCATCTGAGAAAAgtgtaaatgaagaaaatgggGAAGTATCAGAGGCAGACCAACCTCAGAACAAGCACAGCCgacataaaaaaaagaaacacaaacaccGAAGTAAACACAAGAAACATAAACATTCTTCAGAAGAAGATAAGGACAAAAAACAtaaacacagacacaaacataaGAAACATAAATGGAAAGAGGTAGCTGATACCTCTGACAAAGAAGATGGACCAGCCAAAAGAACTAAAATTGATTTTTTAGCTCCTCTGGAAGACTTGGAGAAACAAAGAGCATTATTAAAAGCTGAACTTGAAAATGAGTTAATGGAAGGAAAAGTCCAGTCTGGGATGGGATTAATATTACAAGGTTACGAGTCAGGATCTGAAGAAGAGGGGGAGATTAACGAAAAGGTGCGAAATGGAACGAGACCTACAGTGAAGTCAAACACTAAGGGGAAATTGGAACCTGTGGACAACAAAACTAGTTCCAAGAAAGGAAGTAAGAGTGAATCAAAAGAAAGGACTAGGCACAGATCTGacaaaaagaaaggcaaggTAGGAGTTGATGGAATCAAAGAGAAGACAACTAGAAGCAAGtcaaaagaaaggaggaaatccAAAAGCCCTTATAAGAGGAGTAAGTCTCAAGATCAGACAAGGAAATCTAGGTCTCCAATGCTTAAAAGGCgatcacaggagaaaaacagaaagtcTAAATCTCCCCCAGAGGATAGAAATAAAGCTGATGATAAAAGTAAGTCAAGAGATCGCAGGAAGTCTCCAgttgtaaatgaaaacaaaagcagagatcGTGGCAGAAAATCTAAATCCCCAACAGAACTAAGAAGCAAATCCAAAGATAGAAGATCACGGTCCAAAGATAGAAAACCTAGGAGATCAGAgactgacaaagaaaaaaagccacttaAATCTCCTTCTAAAGATGCttcttcagggaaagaaaacaggtcCCCTAGACGACCTGGCCGTAGCCCAAAAGGAAGAAGCTTGTCTCCCAAACAACGAGAAAAGTCAAGAAGAAGCAGATCCCCTCTCTTTAATGATCGTAGATCTAAACAGAGTAAATCCCCCTCTCGAACCCGTTCTCCAGTTAGAAGAGTGAGGAGTAGATCTGCcgaaaggaaaagaagagaatcGGAAAGGAGGCGTctgtcttctcccaggtaacttAAAAGATGTCATGAACCATCGCAAAAATGTGTTACAGGATGAACTGTCTCCTAGCTCagtgttttattctgaaaatagcTATTAAAAAAGACAGTCAGATTGTGCATTGTGTTATGATCGTACTTTGTATGtgttcagttttaaagaaatactcCCCACAGCTGTTAAACATGCAAATTCAGCTTTGGTTGTTAAAGTGCTGAGTTATCTGCTGCTCACACCGTTACTGGGAACAAGTTTTCTAGCTCAGAGTTGTCTTTTTGTCACTTGGTTGGATTCAGAGTCTGACTTCTATTTTGTTTCTTAGTCCTGTTGCTTTCAGGAATTTTTGTGGACTGAGAGTTGCCTCCTCTCTTACATATTGGTGTTGGCTAAAAGTGGGTAATTAACctctttttccccacaaaaaaaaccaacaaaaaaaccaaaaccccaacaaccctAATAATAGGCAATATGTGTGAATGTCAGCAAATCTTTATCAAGATGTCCTCCTCACAGTcactttttttgttaaaaattcttttttttttatttgctacgGATATAGTAGTGTTGCTTCATTGTTGGTCTGTATATATCCTTACCATGTTTTGCATACACTTAAAGGAAAAAGGCTgaaatctttttcatttatttttagtctgggatttttttaaaaaagacaatttaGCCTATGAAAGCTGTTACCTTGAAATTTAATATAAACCATGAGACAATAATTACTAATAATTACTCTGAAGCTGTAAAGCCTGGATGCTAAGTTCCCAAGCAGAGAACAATATAAGTGTATACATTTTTGGAAGTTAATTCATTAAATGTAGGAAGCTCAACCGGCAGAAGAGTTCAGCATTACTTCTGGataatgaataatttaaaactttttactACGGGGTTTAGCTTCACCCACTCTTGAGAattaagaacaaagaaatattcATTTAAAACAGTGGATTAGAACCACAAAGACTAGCTTGGTAAATAAGTGCCTAATAAATGTGAAAGTCTCTCTGCCTGTACAGCTGAAGGTTACTCTGGTTTCAGGTATGGGGTGTCTTCTACAGGCACATTATCAGCTTATTTGTCTGTACTGCTCCTTAGTAATATTTTGGAGGGTGTCCCCAGTGGTGTTAACCAGGTTAAGCAAGTATTGTAAATGCTAGCAGTTTTATCTGTCTGCTTTCTGGTGAATCAGGAGATTATTGGCACAACCACTATATTTCTTTGACATACTATTTGACTTTTCTTCCATAGCATTTTGaatctttcagttttcatttccgATGACAGCTTGCATGGCAGCCAGTTTGAATTAGTTGTTTAGATGCTATTTCAAGTGGTGCTTGTGTCTAGAATTTTGCTATCAAATTTATGTTGTAACACTGTGGTGAGCAGCATGTGAATGGGGGActgctaatttcttttttgctagAAGTGTTTGCAGATCAGCAGTAATAATCTTTGTGGGACATCCTGAACTACCTCCACTGTGTTGGAGCTTTAACACCTGTAATTACTCAGGCTGCCAGATAATTTCAGGGGCTTTAGAAGTTTTAGCAAAAAATTtccagtaattttatttctcatgtttGTTGTCTTAGTGTTCTAAGGCATGCAAGTTCTAATCATGTAAGATTCTTCCCAGGTCTTTTGACTGAATTTACTCGTTATATGATGTTACTAGGCATTCTTAATCAGCTTCTACTTTTTATCTCATACCTGTGATTCCTgaagtgatttaatttttttaggtAGTTTGATTGGGTTTTGGCAGTACAACCACTTCATTAGCCAGGAAACCTGGAACTGTCAGTTCATCCTGTGACTTTTTGCAAGATTGTTTACGAGAACATAATGTAAATTAGATGGACTAGAGGGATCATCAGCCTGCTTCAGCATTTGAGTCTACAGTAATTTCTTGTAGAAACTGCCAGTACTTCTGCATATGCATAAAGTTTCCTTCTGTCCCACTTTTAGTATATTGCATCAGTTCTGTATGCCTGGTCATTATACGTAGTTAAGGTAACTAAAGCTGATATAGTAgtctcaaaacaaacaaaaaaacattacagaatGGGTGGGATTAATCTTTCAGACCCCAGAGGTTTTGTTCATTGATGAAATACACCACCTGAAATAACTTAGCCcagtttggtttaaaaaaaaaagggggggggggtagcAGGAGGGAGAAATAGAGTGGCAACGTTTTCTTTAAACCATGGTGTGGAAGTATTTTCCAAGAGTTTCTGTGGCAGCCTCATTAGAATagtagttaaatatttttaacttatATCCTTTTACAGTTTGCGGTTGAAGACTTGCTGTTGTGGAATGCGATTAAGCTTTTTAATGTAGTTGTCCTAtcaacagtttttcttcttgaataCTTGTGAATGTGTATAGACAGGAATGAGCAAATTTTGAATAGTATATAGTGTCAgacttgttttttaatttgagaagGATTAGTTTACATGTTAATTAAGAATTTTAGTTTTCAGCTGCCTTATTAGAATATTCAAAATGTTAAAGCTGTCCAGTTCTAGTGCCCAAATTGAACTAGACATTAAAGTCGTTGCTGTGGATTAGCATGGCCCTAAATTTCAATACCGAATTGTAAAGTTGCTGAGAAAATTCTCAATAATtagtttttgggttttatttattgttaaaatacagtttctggTAAACACAAAAACAGGTCAATATTTATGTAAGACCTAAgcacaggttttgttttaaaacctgtCTTAGCATTGTGTTAGCAATTAACAAGCTCTTTTTTCAGGGTTGTCCTCAACTAGACCTATGTATAGGCACATATGTACGGGGGAGAGGTGCAGAagggcagccagctctgcagcatacTTACCCATCCCTCCCTCAGAAGCCCCTCTAGTGGCCTTTCACTTGCAGTAAGATTTTGAAGTGAGCCTTAGAGGGAattgggatttttgttttcagcttgcTCCTGATTTTACCACCattctcttcctctgttttaaGAACGCGGACCAGAGATGATATTTTATCTAGACGTGAAAGATCAAAAGATGTTAGCCCCCCCAGTAGATGGTCTCCATCCAGAAGAAGGTCTCGGTCCCCCATTAGAAGGAGGTCTCGTTCACCCCTTCGACGCAGCCGATCTCCAAGAAGGCGGAGTAGGTCTCCTCGGAGGAGGTAAAGgcacactgcattttttaatatattttgtaaaatactaCTAAAAGATTAAAGATGGCTATCTTTTGTGCAAAAAGGTGATGCATTTTTTTGCCCACATTTATATATGCTAGCATGgttgaattaattttgttctccATGAATTTATTTGTCTTATTACTTGGAGTCATTATGTACCTTGGTGTTTTATGAatagatttttctccttctcttcaaaaaaacaaaccaaaccaaaatccaaaCCCTCCTTACTGTTACCAGGGATAGAGGCCGAAGAAGTAGATCTCGCCTTCGAAGGAGGTCCAGGTCACGTGGTGGCCACAGACGAAGGAGCAGAAGCAAAGCTAAAGAAGACAAATTTAAAGGTAGTCTTTCTGAGGGTATGAAAGCTGAACAGGAGTCTTCATCAGATGAAAAGTAAGAATAAATTTCTAACTTGCACTGattatctgaaaatacagatcCACTGATACTGCGAATGAATTGATATTTTTTGGGTGGTTGTCATCTAAAACCTTAATCATGTTTTAGTACTTGTGATCTTGTGAAATTACTATTGGAATGATCTGAAAAACTTTAGAGTATGCAAGAAACACCAAGACCTGTTGGCTAGTGGGCAGACCTGAGGGGATGATACGGTGTTAAGTTTCTAAATTCAACTTGATCAATACcttgtgaaaatatttggtCTGTTTCCTGAAGCTTATTCCTTGAGGAAAAATGGTAATAGCTGAAAGGGTTAATTGCTATCTGCAAATCGGTTTTATATTTGCTAAATATCTACTTAATTAAATTGCTCAAGCGTATGCATTCTTAACCAAATAATTACTAAGGAAGAATGatggaatgaaaatgaagaaggtttttttcttctctttaaaaacagttaCTATTAATTGTTTGCAGTTAAAAATGAGATACACAAAGTCCCAATGAGATACCAGAAGATAAATTTTCTCTGTAAGGAGATGTAAATACACACACTGGGCTTTAATACACCTTTGCTTTCTGAGTCAGTTGAACAGCTATTGTTTAATACATTGTGTGCTTTCTACATAGAAGAATGACATTTGGTAAAATTCAGTAGATAATTCTATGTTTATGATGttacattataaaataaatgtatttttatagtcTTGAAGACTTTGATTTGgaagaagaggatgaagaagccGAGATAAGACAAAGAAGATTACAGCGGCAAGCAATTGTTCAGGTACCTGGTTATATTATCACGTGGGCtacagaaagtaattttatgtttttagtGTAGAATGTTGTGATAAAGGAAGGCTCTTTGCTCGTTACTACATTATGTTagtaattactgtattttttccaattaatttaTTGTAAATGTTGGTCTCCATTAAACTTTACACTTCTATTGCAACAGCATGGCTTTTACAACTGAAGCAGCTCTTCTGTCAGCCATTTTTGTGCTACAGTTGGACGTTCTCTGACAGTCCTATGATGttaaaaaaagttcttcagttattttaatcTGTAGGTTTTCTTCATAGCTGTATCATTGATACCATTCTGTCAATATAGCAAAATGGTCAGTTATTTCAAGTAGAATTTATCCTTCTCCATTTCCAAAACTTTGTAAAGCCACTAACATGGGTTCCCCCTTCATAAATATAGATGATATATTCAGTTACACATGTGAGTTCCCATGAACTTTGTATTCCTGATAAGAAGGTAATAGTAATGACTGTAATAATGTGATTGAGACCCCTGAAAGGGAGCTGTGGCAAAAGGGGATGTAATTCTACAGCTCGAATCgggtatcttttttttatttggctcACAGCTACAACATAGTAAGCAAAATGCTGTGGCTTATTTACTTAGTATTTAGTTATAAAACCACTGTTTATAATGTGCTGCTTATTTTAAGCAGCACTAAAAATAGCATTCATGATTTGACTGCTATGCAAAGCCCATTGTAAAATCCTTCCAGAACTATGACTGAGCAAAACCAtataaagtaaattatttttaaaggcaggtTACACCTGTTGTTGGTCCATGCAGGAAGCAAAAACAATGGGAAACCTCTGTTTGTATTATTGAATAGTTCGACCTTGATAAGTGAGTGGTCTCAGCATTtgttcattttgatttttaacttttggGAGAGGAAATGACATTTGTATACTTTCATATTacttaaagtttaaaaaaaaataatttgtacagGTGTTGTCTTGAACTTTTTTAATGCATCTGAACTTTTTCAACAAGAATGAATGAATAAACAGGATTTCCAATTCAAATAAAAACCCCTGAATCTAAAAACTACTTTTCTGTAACATAACACtaataaaaatgggaaagattCTAGGATGAAAGATGTAAAATCATTAATTTGTCCTTAAAGACTTCAACACATGTTAGAATGGTTTATTTTACCTCTACTGACATTTTGTCACGAACAACAAAATAGTTAATCTtcaataaaaatcagtttttaaggaaatagagacacatgaatttttcagtcttgttttaTGCTCTGGGTTGTAGTGTGTTGTGGTAGAATAATTTTCAGAAGGTCTATCCCATTCTGCAAATAATCCATTGCTTTTAGAGGTGTAGATGATTATGAAAGCAAAGATTAAGGTTTAGCACAAACTGTTGAAAAGGTGAgtgtaaaaatgtttaaattgtGATAAGCTGTGATGGTGAGATTAAtaattagatttctttttagaaatacaaagGCCAGACAGAAGACAGTAATATATCTGTACCATCTGAACCAAGCAGTCCTCAAAGCAGTACGCGTAGTCGCTCGAACTCACCAGATGACATCCTAGAAAGAGTAGCTGCTGATGTTAAGGAGTACGAACGAGAAAACGTGGACACATTTGAGGCGTCAGTAAAAGCCAAGCACAACCTCATGACAGTTGAACAGAACAACGGTAAGAATCTGAAATCTCACTGTATAGTGCAGGTTATGAAAGCTCAGACATTTTGCTTAGTTTCCTTACTATACTTCAGGACTTGGCAGTAGATTGACTTTTTGGACAGAATTTGAGAATTTCCACAAATATTACATACTGACAACGTTAAAATACAGCTTGCTTGTAAGGAGGAGGAGAATGCAAACGGAACACGTTCTTTGTATTTCTAGTAACTCTTAACACAATACAATGTGTGCTGTACATTTGGAAGAGTAAATAACGATGTCTGTCTTTATAATTAAGAATTACCCTTTTAACttccaaatttttcttttcacttacGCATGTTCTTTTCGTAGAAGCTTAATATAGTCCTAGTCTTTACTTCGGGGTGGGTTGGGAACTGTGCCccttttgtccctttttttggTCAAAACCACGGTGTCGGACAAGTGTAAGTGGGTCTGTAGTCATTTATAGAATGATTAAAGCTTTTGAGAGTCAATGCTAGTAAGTCCATTTTGGTGGCATAATTTCTTGGAGAAGTGgacatttcctcctcttcctccctgcacGTGATCATTATATATTATTACACAGcaatactgaaatgaaatacatcTTGATACAAAACTGGCCTTGTGCCTGCTGTGGTAAAAGGAACATAAAGCATCTTGCAGTGCAGCCTGTAATACTGAAAATCAGGGGgggtggttattttttttcactgtcttttgaAAGTGGATTACTGTACATCTTAAAGTAGTCAAAGGTGTGCCTAGTTGCTGTGTGGTCGTACTTTGAGCTCGTTTTCCCTACATCAGTTTCTTTTTGCAGTTTAATTGCAACAGCATGCTGTTTAACAAGGGCTGTGAAAGCTGCCCAACCCCTCAGGAAATAGTTGGACGGTTGGTTTGTATTTCGTGTCATGCACTAAATGTATCCCTGGGGGCTCAATACACTATCCTCTAGTGGATGCTTCTCTTCGAAGTAATAAAGCTGCATCTCTTTGGGACCGGTGTACTGCCCTGTAGTTTGTACTGGTCTACCCTTGAGCAGTGTGTGTTCAGATTGTTCTCCTGCAATGGAGGTAGAAAGGAACTACCTTACGCACTTTTTCTTGATTTACATACTGCAAATTTAGACTTAGTCTTCTTGTAtgtctttttacttttttgtcaAGGCATGTACTGCTTTATAATTTTGTCCACCAAAGCATATGAAAATATAGCTGTTAACTATGTAGATATTTTTAAGATATGAAAAAGGGttggttttgaaaacagagcagTTACTCTAAAATCTGGCAATTTTCACGTATGGGTAAGATTCGGGGTTGGAGGTGGCTATAACAGATGGAAGCAGTGGATCATCTTTCTTTGTACgagctattttttatttctatcctGACCTCATACAGAGCCAGGATAGTAAGTTCCTACAGAACTAGTTAATAACTCATTGTAGCCCAGTGCAAGTGTGAGTAACTGGAACTAAAA from Falco biarmicus isolate bFalBia1 chromosome 3, bFalBia1.pri, whole genome shotgun sequence carries:
- the PRPF4B gene encoding serine/threonine-protein kinase PRP4 homolog isoform X1 encodes the protein MAAAAEPELRAPEVEDAEASEKSVNEENGEVSEADQPQNKHSRHKKKKHKHRSKHKKHKHSSEEDKDKKHKHRHKHKKHKWKEVADTSDKEDGPAKRTKIDFLAPLEDLEKQRALLKAELENELMEGKVQSGMGLILQGYESGSEEEGEINEKVRNGTRPTVKSNTKGKLEPVDNKTSSKKGSKSESKERTRHRSDKKKGKVGVDGIKEKTTRSKSKERRKSKSPYKRSKSQDQTRKSRSPMLKRRSQEKNRKSKSPPEDRNKADDKSKSRDRRKSPVVNENKSRDRGRKSKSPTELRSKSKDRRSRSKDRKPRRSETDKEKKPLKSPSKDASSGKENRSPRRPGRSPKGRSLSPKQREKSRRSRSPLFNDRRSKQSKSPSRTRSPVRRVRSRSAERKRRESERRRLSSPRTRTRDDILSRRERSKDVSPPSRWSPSRRRSRSPIRRRSRSPLRRSRSPRRRSRSPRRRDRGRRSRSRLRRRSRSRGGHRRRSRSKAKEDKFKGSLSEGMKAEQESSSDENLEDFDLEEEDEEAEIRQRRLQRQAIVQKYKGQTEDSNISVPSEPSSPQSSTRSRSNSPDDILERVAADVKEYERENVDTFEASVKAKHNLMTVEQNNGSAQKKLLAPDMFTESDDMFAAYFDSARLRAAGFGKDFKENPNLRDNWTDAEGYYRVNIGEVLDKRYNVYGYTGQGVFSNVVRARDMARANQEVAVKIIRNNELMQKTGLKELEFLKKLNDADPDDKFHCLRLFRHFYHKQHLCLVFEPLSMNLREVLKKYGKDVGLHIKAVRSYSQQLFLALKLLKRCNILHADIKPDNILVNESKTILKLCDFGSASHVADNDITPYLVSRFYRAPEIIIGKIYDYGIDMWSVGCTLYELYTGKILFPGKTNNHMLKLAMDLKGKMPNKMIRKGVFKDQHFDQNLNFMYIEVDKVTEREKVTVMSTINPTKDLLADLIGCQRLPEDQRKKVHQLKDLLDQILMLDPAKRISINQALQHAFIQEKI
- the PRPF4B gene encoding serine/threonine-protein kinase PRP4 homolog isoform X2, which translates into the protein MAAAAEPELRAPEVEDAEASEKSVNEENGEVSEADQPQNKHSRHKKKKHKHRSKHKKHKHSSEEDKDKKHKHRHKHKKHKWKEVADTSDKEDGPAKRTKIDFLAPLEDLEKQRALLKAELENELMEGKVQSGMGLILQGYESGSEEEGEINEKVRNGTRPTVKSNTKGKLEPVDNKTSSKKGSKSESKERTRHRSDKKKGKVGVDGIKEKTTRSKSKERRKSKSPYKRSKSQDQTRKSRSPMLKRRSQEKNRKSKSPPEDRNKADDKSKSRDRRKSPVVNENKSRDRGRKSKSPTELRSKSKDRRSRSKDRKPRRSETDKEKKPLKSPSKDASSGKENRSPRRPGRSPKGRSLSPKQREKSRRSRSPLFNDRRSKQSKSPSRTRSPVRRVRSRSAERKRRESERRRLSSPRTRTRDDILSRRERSKDVSPPSRWSPSRRRSRSPIRRRSRSPLRRSRSPRRRSRSPRRRDRGRRSRSRLRRRSRSRGGHRRRSRSKAKEDKFKGSLSEGMKAEQESSSDENLEDFDLEEEDEEAEIRQRRLQRQAIVQKYKGQTEDSNISVPSEPSSPQSSTRSRSNSPDDILERVAADVKEYERENVDTFEASVKAKHNLMTVEQNNGSAQKKLLAPDMFTESDDMFAAYFDSARLRAAGFGKDFKENPNLRDNWTDAEGYYRVNIGEVLDKRYNVYGYTGQGVFSNVVRARDMARANQEVAVKIIRNNELMQKTGLKELEFLKKLNDADPDDKFHCLRLFRHFYHKQHLCLVFEPLSMNLREVLKKYGKDVGLHIKAVRSYSQQLFLALKLLKRCNILHADIKPDNILVNESKTILKLCDFGSASHVADNDITPYLVSRFYRAPEITKHHSGNMMAVKNSDFESMLV